Proteins co-encoded in one Capsicum annuum cultivar UCD-10X-F1 chromosome 9, UCD10Xv1.1, whole genome shotgun sequence genomic window:
- the LOC107854728 gene encoding phosphoenolpyruvate carboxylase: MGTRNLEKLASIDAQLRQLVPGKVSEDDKLIEYDALLLDRFLDILQDLHGEDLKETVQECYELSAEYESKHDPTKLEELGSVFTSLDPGDSIVIAKAFSHMLNLANLAEEVQIAYRRRQKLKKKGDFVDENNATTESDIEETFKKLVWDLKKSPQEVFDALKNQTVDLVLTAHPTQSVRRSLLQKHGRIRDCLAQLYAKDITPDDKQELDEALQREIQAAFRTDEIRRTAPTPQDEMRGGMSYFHETIWKGVPKFLRRVDTALKNIGINERVPYNAPLIQFSSWMGGDRDGNPRVTPEVTRDVCLLARMMAANLYYSQIEDLMFELSMWRCNEELRVRADELHRSSRRDEKHYIEFWKQVPPNEPYRVILGDVRDKLYQTRERSRQLLAHGYSEIPEEAAYTNIEQFLEPLELCYRSLCVCGDRPIADGSLLDFLRQVSTFGLSLVRLDIRQESDRHTDVLDAITQHLEIGSYREWSEERRQEWLLSELSSKRPLFGPDLPKTEEIADVLDTFHVISELPAGCFGAYIISMATAPSDVLAVELLQRECQVRQPLRVVPLFEKLADLDAAPAAVARLFSIEWYRNRINGKQEVMIGYSDSGKDAGRLSAAWQLYKAQEELIQVAKEFCVKLTMFHGRGGTVGRGGGPTHLAILSQPPETIHGSLRVTIQGEVIEQSFGEEHLCFRTLQRFTAATLEHGMHPPVSPKPEWRALMDEIAVVATENYRSIVFKEPRFVEYFRLATPELEYGRMNIGSRPSKRKPSGGIESLRAIPWIFAWTQTRFHLPVWLGFGAAFKYAIEKDIKNLRMLQEMYNAWPFFRVTIDLVEMVFAKGDPGIAALYDKLLVSEDLWSFGELLRSNYEETKSLLLQIAGHKDLLEGNPYLRQRLRLRDSYITTLNVCQAYTLKSIRDPEYSVTPRPHISKEYIESKPAAELVNLNPASEYAPGLEDTLILTMKGIAAGLQNTG; encoded by the exons ATGGGGACTCGTAATTTGGAGAAACTGGCATCTATTGATGCACAGTTGAGACAATTGGTGCCTGGAAAAGTTTCTGAAGATGATAAGCTTATTGAGTATGATGCTTTGCTTTTGGATAGGTTTCTTGATATTCTTCAAGATTTGCATGGAGAGGATCTCAAGGAAACA GTTCAAGAGTGTTATGAGCTTTCTGCCGAGTATGAAAGTAAACATGATCCGACGAAGCTGGAGGAACTTGGTAGTGTGTTTACAAGTTTGGATCCAGGGGATTCAATTGTCATTGCTAAAGCTTTCTCTCACATGCTTAACTTGGCGAATTTGGCCGAGGAGGTTCAAATTGCCTATCGTAGGCgccaaaagttgaagaaaaaaggGGATTTTGTCGATGAGAACAATGCAACAACGGAGTCAGATATTGAAGAAACGTTCAAGAAGCTGGTGTGGGACTTGAAGAAGTCCCCTCAAGAAGTTTTTGATGCTCTGAAGAATCAGACTGTGGATCTAGTCCTAACGGCTCATCCTACTCAATCTGTCCGAAGATCATTGCTTCAAAAGCATGGAAG GATCCGTGACTGTTTGGCTCAGTTGTATGCTAAGGACATTACACCCGATGATAAACAAGAGCTTGATGAGGCTTTACAGAGGGAG ATTCAAGCTGCGTTCCGAACTGATGAGATTCGAAGAACAGCTCCAACTCCGCAAGATGAAATGAGAGGTGGAATGAGCTATTTCCATGAAACAATTTGGAAGGGTGTACCAAAGTTTCTGCGCCGTGTTGATACTGCTCTAAAAAACATAGGGATTAATGAACGAGTTCCTTATAATGCTCCTCTTATTCAATTCTCCTCTTGGATGGGCGGTGATCGTGATG GTAATCCAAGAGTGACTCCTGAGGTCACAAGAGATGTTTGCTTATTGGCCAGAATGATGGCAGCAAACTTGTACTATTCGCAAATAGAGGACCTCATGTTTGAG TTATCTATGTGGCGCTGCAATGAAGAGCTTCGCGTACGAGCAGATGAACTCCATAGGTCTTCAAGGAGAGATGAAAAACACTACATTG AATTTTGGAAGCAAGTTCCTCCAAATGAGCCCTATCGTGTAATTCTTGGTGATGTGAGAGACAAGCTTTATCAGACGCGTGAGCGTTCTCGCCAACTTTTAGCCCATGGATACTCTGAAATTCCAGAGGAAGCAGCTTATACTAATATTGAGCAG TTCTTGGAACCTCTTGAACTCTGCTACAGATCTCTTTGTGTTTGTGGTGATCGCCCCATCGCTGATGGTAGCCTTCTGGATTTCCTTAGACAAGTTTCTACCTTTGGACTTTCACTTGTGAGACTTGACATAAGACAAGAATCAGACCGCCATACTGATGTTCTTGATGCTATTACCCAGCATTTGGAAATTGGTTCATATCGAGAATGGTCTGAAGAACGTAGACAAGAGTGGCTTCTGTCTGAACTCAGCAGCAAGAGACCTTTATTTGGACCTGATCTTCCAAAAACTGAAGAAATTGCTGATGTTTTGGATACTTTCCATGTCATATCCGAACTCCCAGCCGGCTGTTTCGGGGCATACATCATCTCAATGGCCACCGCACCGTCTGATGTGCTTGCAGTTGAGCTTCTACAGCGTGAATGCCAAGTGCGGCAACCTTTAAGAGTTGTTCCACTTTTTGAGAAGTTGGCTGATCTGGATGCTGCTCCTGCTGCAGTTGCACGTCTTTTCTCAATTGAGTGGTACAGAAACCGAATTAATGGCAAGCAAGAGGTCATGATTGGATACTCTGACTCTGGCAAGGATGCAGGTCGGCTATCAGCAGCCTGGCAGTTATATAAGGCTCAAGAGGAGCTTATACAAGTCGCCAAGGAGTTCTGCGTGAAGCTAACCATGTTCCATGGTAGAGGTGGTACAGTGGGAAGAGGAGGTGGCCCCACTCATCTTGCTATATTGTCTCAACCACCCGAAACAATTCACGGATCTCTCCGTGTTACCATTCAAGGTGAGGTTATTGAGCAATCTTTTGGGGAAGAACACTTGTGTTTTAGGACGCTTCAGCGTTTTACTGCTGCTACTCTTGAACATGGAATGCATCCACCAGTCTCTCCAAAACCAGAATGGCGTGCGCTTATGGACGAAATTGCAGTTGTTGCTACAGAAAATTATCGATCAATAGTTTTCAAGGAACCCCGATTTGTCGAGTATTTCCGTCTG GCTACACCCGAGTTGGAGTATGGTCGAATGAACATTGGTAGCCGTCCATCAAAGCGTAAACCTAGCGGAGGCATAGAATCACTTAGAGCTATTCCATGGATCTTCGCCTGGACTCAGACTAGATTTCATCTTCCAGTCTGGCTCGGCTTTGGAGCAGCATTTAAGTATGCGATTGAAAAGGACATCAAGAACCTTCGCATGCTGCAGGAAATGTACAATGCATGGCCATTCTTTAGGGTAACTATTGATTTGGTTGAGATGGTGTTCGCCAAAGGAGATCCAGGCATTGCTGCATTGTACGACAAGCTTCTGGTATCGGAAGATTTGTGGTCCTTTGGTGAACTTCTTAGGTCAAACTACGAAGAGACAAAGAGCCTCCTGCTGCAG attGCTGGACACAAGGATCTTCTTGAGGGTAACCCATACTTGAGACAACGACTCAGATTGCGTGACTCCTACATCACAACATTGAACGTGTGCCAAGCCTACACCCTAAAGAGTATTCGTGATCCGGAATACAGTGTCACACCAAGGCCTCACATTTCCAAGGAATACATTGAGTCAAAGCCAGCTGCTGAACTTGTGAACCTGAACCCAGCTAGTGAATATGCCCCTGGCTTGGAGGACACACTCATCTTGACCATGAAGGGTATTGCTGCTGGACTGCAGAATACTGGTTAA